Genomic window (Jeotgalibacillus aurantiacus):
CGGACCAGGAGCAGATCCTGGCAGAATTGAAAAGAAAGAGAATCAAATATCCAAACGCACAGCTGTCTGCAGAAGTGGAAGCAGCCGTGGAGGACAGCTACAAACGCTTGATCCATCCATCGATCGAACGTGAAATCCGCAACGAACTTACTGAAAAAGCGGAAAATCAGGCTATTCATATCTTCTCTGAAAACCTGAAAAACCTGCTTCTGCAGGCTCCTTTAAAAGGGAAAAAGGTACTTGGAGTCGATCCTGCCTATCGAACAGGCTGTAAGCTTGCTGTCGTGGATGAAACAGGGAAGATGCTGCACATTGCGGTGATCTATCCTCACACAACAAGCGATCCATCAAAAGCGGCAGCTATTTTCCGTAAAGTCGTGCAGGATTATGAGATTGAGCTTGTTGCGATCGGAAACGGAACAGCTTCCCGTGAAACAGAACAGTTCGTGGCAGAACAATTAAAACAGGTTGACCGTGAAGTCTATTATTTAATCGTCAACGAGGCGGGTGCCAGTGTGTACTCTGCATCTGACGTGGCAAGAGAAGAATTCCCTGATCTTCAGGTAGAAGAACGAAGTGCCGTTTCCATTGCCAGACGATTGCAGGATCCACTTGCCGAGCTCGTAAAAATCGACCCGAAATCAGTCGGTGTCGGTCAGTACCAGCACGATGTTTCTCAGAAGAAACTCAATGAATCTCTGACCTTCGTTGTTGAAACAGCGGTTAACAAAGTAGGGGTAAACGTCAACACGGCATCCCCATCACTGCTTCAATATGTAGCCGGACTGTCTAAAACGGTCGCGCAAAATATAGTGAAAGCCAGGGATGAGGCAGGGAAATTCGAAAGCCGTACTCAGCTGAAGAAAATTCCGCGCTTAGGTGCTAAAACGTATGAACAGTGTATTGGTTTCCTCCGGATTGCAGAAGGGAAAAATCCGCTGGACCGTACCGCCATTCACCCTGAAAATTATAAAGACGTAGAAAAAATGCTTGATTCCGCCGGCTTCACGAAAAAAGCAATCGGATCAGACGAACTGAAAGAAGCCATCATTCAAAAAACACCGGAGCAATGGGCAGAAGAAACAAACATCGGTATTCACACGATGCGTGATATCATTGAAGCATTGATCCGCCCGGGACGTGACCCGCGTGATGAACTCGATAAGCCGCTGCTTAAACAGGACGTTCTGAAAATGGAAGACCTGTCACCAGGCATGGAGCTTCAGGGGACGGTCCGTAACGTAGTCGATTTCGGGGCATTCGTGGACATTGGTGTAAAACAGGATGGCCTTGTCCATATTTCCAAGCTGAAAAAAGGATTTGTTAAGCATCCGCTTGACGTTGTCGCACTGGGTGACGTTGTAACTGTCTGGATCGAACAGGTTGATGTGAAAAAAGGCCGGATCGCCTTAACCATGCTTCAGCCAAAAGATCAGACTTCATAAAAAAGAATCGGAGGAACCGCTATGTTAGGATATATCATTGCAATCTGTACAGCAGTCATTGCATTAGGCATTACATTCAACTACATCGCACATCTCGGCACTATGGTTAAAACAGCTGAAGGGAGAGGGGAGCAGGGAATGACGGTCGGTACTGTCATCACCCGTTTTATGTTCTCAACGATGCTGATTGAACTTATCCCAATTGTCATCATCGTACTTTCATTTGTCTTACTTGACTCTCCATCGGAAGGATTTCCAGCCATTCCAATCGTGATTATGGTTGGGGCCACTGTATTTGGTGCAGTGCAAATCCTGATCAGAATGAAGCAGGACGTTCCGGCAGAAGCGAGAGGACAGGTCCGTTCATTCTCCATGATCGCGATGCAGCTCGTCATTACGGCACCACTCGTAGGACTGATCTTCCTATTTATCTAAATGACCACGGGAATCCGCTGCATAAGCGGGTTCCCTATTTTAATCCGGGAGCTAAAATCATGAACAACGAAGAACTGCAACAGCTGACTCAACAAATATCGCTACATGATTTCCAAAGGACCTTTAAGCATAAAGCTTATTTTAACAAGCGACTGAGAACGACGGGAGGGAGGTACATGCTCGACTCCCATAACATCGAAATGAATCACAAGTATCTGGATGAGCACGGTATGGATGAACTGATCGGCATCATCAAACATGAACTGGCCCACTATCACCTTCATATAGAAGGGAGAGGCTATCAGCACAAAGACCGTGACTTCCGGGAGCTAATCAAGAAGGTAGGAGCCCCAAGGTTCTGCACACCGCTTCCATCTGAATTAAAGAAGAGAGTGCAATCATTCAAGGTCTACGCGTGCTCTGTGTGTAAGCAGCCTTATCATCGTAAGCGCAGAATCAATACAGCAAAATACGTCTGCGGTAAATGC
Coding sequences:
- a CDS encoding Tex family protein, producing MDQRKEQIGRLSKEISISAPQIEKVIQLLDEGNTVPFIARYRKEMTGALDEVQIKDIADKWEYLLNLENRKEEVLRLIEEQGKLTDELKTSITAAVKLQTIEDLYRPYRQKRSTRATKAKEKGLEPLAEWLLHASPEDNIEAKAAEFISEDKSVDTAADAIAGAQDIIAEMIADDAKIREYIRNQTMRNGKIVSKVKKQELDEKGVFEMYYEYEEPVSKIVPHRILALNRGEKEEILRVSIQPDQEQILAELKRKRIKYPNAQLSAEVEAAVEDSYKRLIHPSIEREIRNELTEKAENQAIHIFSENLKNLLLQAPLKGKKVLGVDPAYRTGCKLAVVDETGKMLHIAVIYPHTTSDPSKAAAIFRKVVQDYEIELVAIGNGTASRETEQFVAEQLKQVDREVYYLIVNEAGASVYSASDVAREEFPDLQVEERSAVSIARRLQDPLAELVKIDPKSVGVGQYQHDVSQKKLNESLTFVVETAVNKVGVNVNTASPSLLQYVAGLSKTVAQNIVKARDEAGKFESRTQLKKIPRLGAKTYEQCIGFLRIAEGKNPLDRTAIHPENYKDVEKMLDSAGFTKKAIGSDELKEAIIQKTPEQWAEETNIGIHTMRDIIEALIRPGRDPRDELDKPLLKQDVLKMEDLSPGMELQGTVRNVVDFGAFVDIGVKQDGLVHISKLKKGFVKHPLDVVALGDVVTVWIEQVDVKKGRIALTMLQPKDQTS
- a CDS encoding SprT family protein; its protein translation is MNNEELQQLTQQISLHDFQRTFKHKAYFNKRLRTTGGRYMLDSHNIEMNHKYLDEHGMDELIGIIKHELAHYHLHIEGRGYQHKDRDFRELIKKVGAPRFCTPLPSELKKRVQSFKVYACSVCKQPYHRKRRINTAKYVCGKCGGKLQYIKTLER